CGGAAAGGTGAGATCCAACCGGACGTCGATGTGTGCAGCATGCTGGCGCACGCTGGGGATTTTGGGAGGTACCAAATACTCCTGATGGTGCTCTTTAGTCTGGTGAACGTTCTCTCGGCTTTTCACTACTTCGCCCAGACATTTATCACGATACAACCCGCCGATTTACGGTGCGATTCGATAAACGGGGACAGTAATTTAACCGATATTCTCAACGTCACGCAGGGACTACAATTAGCAGATGTAGGTGGAACTTAGGTGACGTATAAACCGACTTGGGGTACCGAGTGGACAAAttccttttcttttactcGTAGGAtttgtaggtttttttttttgtttgttttttgtttttcgttgcGAACAATTTGCGATTAATTGTCGGTGTGTCCGTGCACAGGTTCTGAAAATACGACCGAAGAACGGTGACAAATGCAAAGGGTATTACTTAGACATGACGGAAATCATCACCGAGGAAGAGACCGTAGAAAAATCTGTCTGGAAACTCGAGGAGTGCACGGCCTTTGACTACGACAGACATTTCGGATACGAAAGCATCGTCACCGAGGTGAGTTCAGCTACGGTTCTGGTACTAACATTAGTCACTGACATGGGGTCCAGTTGTGTaagtaaaatgaagaatgattgaaaaaacgtTGGGGTATCAGATGCCCCATGTATGTATTGCTTattgttttacttttatcGCTTGAAGAATTTCATCCAAATTCTTAATCGTTTTTTGCTATAACTGAGATTGGCGTCTGTTTCggaattgttaaattttctctCAGAATTTTGTTCAAGTCGTAACTGTGCATAACGTAATGTTGTGTACGATAATAATGTTCCAAAATTGTCTCGAGGTCTGGGTAACCACGTGTGAGTAATATGGACGTTTCCATAGGTGTAAATGACTAGGgttaaaaaacaaacgttTAGAGGGAGAACGAAATTGGTAGAGCAGAAAATGAAGTAGAGAATATTCAGAGCTACACACTTCTCGAATATTCAAACCGTTCCAAATTAATATTGGACTTCGATGTACCAGCGAAATTAACGAATTATAAAGAACGATATCCTGTAGGTAATATTCCTGAAATTCCAGCCACACTAATTTCTCGTAGCTAGACTGGGTCTGCAAAGATGCTTGGAAAGCGGCGTTGGGTCAGTCGATGTACTTCGTTGGGGCTGTAGGTGGGACATTTATGATGGGCATTGCGGCGGACAAATGGGGCCGAGTGAAGGCCCTGATTGCCGCCTTCCTTTTTGCGATACTCGGCAATACGATGACCATATTATCAAGCGGCCTGGAGCTCTTTGCCGTTTCAAGGTTCATCGCTGGACTCGCAACCGACACGAATTTCGTTATGATGTATATAATCGGCAAGTAGCTTGAGGGTAGTAGCACCTTTTTTGAAAAGGTATCCTCCGTCATATaatttctctctgtttctATCGCCATTTGACATTCAGTCATGGAGTACATCAGGCCCAGCATGCGGACCTTTGGATTGAACATTTGCATCGGTGTGTTTTACTGTCTCGGATGTAGCGTCGTACCTTGGCTGGCGGTTGGCCTTGAAACGTGGAGAAAATTCTTGGTGAGTTCTTTCACCCGAACACGAGTGACTCGCCATATTTCGCCGCTTGATTCACCTTCATTTCCTATTCTATCGtttctttgaaatattattcacaACGATGGAGATGAGCGTCTCGGTCCCGATGGTACTGGTTCCCTTTTACTACTTCATCCTGCCCGAAAGCGCCTCCTGGCTTCTGACCAAAGGACGAGCTGACAAAGCACTCGAGGGCTTTCTAAGGATCGCCAAAATTAATGGCAAGGTTATTCCTGACGAGGTCGTCGCACGGTTTCAAGCGGTCCACAAGGACGGGGGAAAACCACCTCAGACGAGCTTGTACGAGCTTTTTAAAACTCCGAACCTAAGACGAAAAATGTCCATTCTGGTGTTCAAAACGTGAGCAAGTCTTCCTTAccgtttccttttttatcCGTCGTTACTGCTTTTCTCTTCCGCTAACATTGCGCTTACAGGATGACTTTGACACTTTGTTACGACGCCATATCACGAAACGTGAACATAAGTGGCACCTCACCGTTCGAGATATTTTCCCTCGGTTCTCTCACCGTGTTTCCAGCCTGTTTGGTAATCCTGACATTGCAGGACAAAATAGGGCGGAAGGGACTTTTCTTCATTGCTGTTTTGCTCTCGGCATTTCTAACGTCTAGCAGCGGTTTGATGCATGCGTTCCTGAAAGATGCAGGTAACCACCTAAAATATCTGCTTTCTAAAATTTAATCAGAAATATGCAAATACCGTACacttttacgaaaaaattatcatcgcAACGAAAATTTACCTAAAAACTTATCAACCGTTTCTTCTTTATCTGCGTTAGAGATACTATCCACAGATCTGATGGTCCACATGAGTATTGGTCTATCAGTGACTGCTAGACTTTGCGTTGTTATTG
The Neodiprion fabricii isolate iyNeoFabr1 chromosome 5, iyNeoFabr1.1, whole genome shotgun sequence genome window above contains:
- the LOC124182995 gene encoding organic cation transporter protein-like, which produces MVNCEGNEDEGDATLGETILKDVKVSDRKGEIQPDVDVCSMLAHAGDFGRYQILLMVLFSLVNVLSAFHYFAQTFITIQPADLRCDSINGDSNLTDILNVTQGLQLADVLKIRPKNGDKCKGYYLDMTEIITEEETVEKSVWKLEECTAFDYDRHFGYESIVTELDWVCKDAWKAALGQSMYFVGAVGGTFMMGIAADKWGRVKALIAAFLFAILGNTMTILSSGLELFAVSRFIAGLATDTNFVMMYIIVMEYIRPSMRTFGLNICIGVFYCLGCSVVPWLAVGLETWRKFLMSVSVPMVLVPFYYFILPESASWLLTKGRADKALEGFLRIAKINGKVIPDEVVARFQAVHKDGGKPPQTSLYELFKTPNLRRKMSILVFKTMTLTLCYDAISRNVNISGTSPFEIFSLGSLTVFPACLVILTLQDKIGRKGLFFIAVLLSAFLTSSSGLMHAFLKDAEILSTDLMVHMSIGLSVTARLCVVIAFNSGSQYAAELIPTVIRGRGVALIHVVGYAASFLSPLLLYLSRFWQPLPDLLLGLLCFICASLTLLLPETLGRTLPATLNDGEVFGEEDRPCDFACCGGRTSRRGRDENRDEQ